One genomic window of Roseobacter ponti includes the following:
- the polA gene encoding DNA polymerase I, with amino-acid sequence MSDSSFGKGCHLHLIDGSAFIFRAYHALPPLTRKSDGLPIGAVSGFCNMLHRYVEGNTGPDAPTHVAVIFDKGSHTFRNDMYDQYKANRDAMPEDLRPQIPLTRRATEAFNIACKEKEGYEADDIIATLAVQARAAGGRCTIISSDKDLMQLVGDGVEMLDAMKNKRIDREGVFEKFGVYPDRVVDVQALAGDSVDNVPGAPGIGIKTAALLINEYGDLEALLERAEEIKQPKRRQTLIDHAEQIRLSRRLVLLDENTPLDFTLDDLEVRDPLPDQLMPFLAEMEFRTLTKRIADHLDVEMPEIDDTPASAPDAPEIEDVPFDKEGYEMVGDSAALQSRIDRIYELGYVAVDTETTSLDEMRADLVGISLCVEPGSACYIPLTHKAHRGDDLFGSDDLAEGQMALEEALSMLKPVLEDPSILKIGQNMKYDAKIFAQAGIDVAPIDDTMLMSYAMHAGLHGHGMDALAERYLGHTPIPIKPLLGSGKSAITFDKVPLEDAVPYAAEDAEITLRLWQQFKPSLHRAQVTRVYETMERPLVPVLAAMERTGIEVDRDTLSRMSNAFSQKMAGLEDEIYGVAGRKFNVGSPKQLGEILFDEMALEGGKKGKTGAYATGADVLEDLATEHELPRLILDWRQLSKLKSTYTDALQDHINPDTGRVHTSYSIAGASTGRLASTDPNLQNIPIRTEEGRRIREAFVAGEGKTLVALDYSQIELRILAHIADIPALKQAFADGQDIHAMTASEMFDVPMDEMTPDVRRRAKAINFGVIYGISGFGLARNLRIPRSEAQGFIDRYFERFPGIRTYMDDTKAFAKENGYVETLFGRRIHTPNITDKGPRAGFAQRAAINAPIQGTAADVIRRAMIRMPAAIRDLPAKMLLQVHDELLFEVEQGAEDDLITAARDVMENAADPVVKLDVKLTVDAGQGANWAVAH; translated from the coding sequence CCTGCCGATCGGGGCTGTCTCGGGGTTCTGCAACATGCTGCACCGCTATGTCGAAGGGAACACCGGGCCGGATGCCCCCACCCATGTTGCCGTCATCTTTGACAAGGGCAGCCATACTTTCCGCAACGATATGTACGATCAGTACAAAGCCAACCGGGATGCGATGCCCGAGGACCTGCGCCCGCAGATCCCGCTGACCCGGCGCGCCACCGAAGCCTTCAACATCGCCTGCAAGGAAAAGGAAGGCTATGAGGCCGACGATATTATCGCCACTCTCGCCGTGCAGGCCCGTGCCGCCGGCGGGCGTTGCACCATCATCAGCTCTGACAAGGATCTGATGCAGCTCGTCGGTGACGGTGTCGAAATGCTGGACGCGATGAAGAACAAACGCATTGACCGCGAGGGTGTTTTCGAAAAGTTCGGCGTTTATCCCGACCGCGTTGTCGATGTGCAGGCGCTGGCCGGCGATTCTGTCGATAACGTTCCTGGCGCGCCCGGTATCGGGATCAAAACCGCGGCTTTGCTGATCAACGAATATGGCGATCTGGAAGCGCTGCTGGAGCGCGCAGAAGAGATAAAACAGCCAAAACGCCGGCAAACCCTCATTGATCATGCCGAACAGATCCGGCTGTCACGCCGTCTGGTGCTGCTTGACGAGAATACCCCGCTGGATTTCACGCTTGATGATCTGGAGGTGCGCGATCCGCTGCCCGATCAGCTGATGCCCTTCCTTGCGGAGATGGAATTTCGCACGCTCACCAAACGTATCGCGGATCATCTGGACGTGGAAATGCCCGAGATCGACGACACCCCGGCCAGCGCGCCGGATGCGCCCGAGATCGAGGACGTCCCGTTTGATAAAGAAGGCTATGAAATGGTCGGTGACTCTGCCGCCCTGCAGAGCCGGATCGATCGGATATATGAACTGGGCTATGTGGCGGTCGATACCGAAACCACCAGCCTTGATGAAATGCGCGCGGATCTGGTTGGCATTTCGCTCTGCGTCGAGCCGGGCAGCGCCTGCTACATCCCGCTGACGCATAAAGCGCACCGGGGCGATGATCTCTTTGGTTCAGACGATCTCGCAGAGGGTCAGATGGCCCTGGAGGAGGCGCTGAGCATGCTGAAGCCCGTGCTGGAGGATCCGTCGATCCTGAAGATCGGGCAGAATATGAAATACGATGCCAAGATTTTTGCTCAGGCTGGCATAGATGTGGCCCCCATCGATGACACGATGCTGATGTCTTATGCGATGCACGCAGGTCTGCACGGGCATGGTATGGATGCCCTTGCAGAACGCTATCTGGGTCACACACCGATCCCGATAAAGCCCCTGTTAGGCTCTGGTAAATCCGCGATTACCTTTGACAAAGTGCCGCTGGAAGATGCCGTTCCATATGCTGCTGAAGACGCTGAGATCACGCTGCGCCTCTGGCAGCAGTTCAAACCGTCGCTGCACCGCGCACAGGTCACGCGGGTTTATGAGACCATGGAGCGCCCGCTGGTGCCGGTGCTTGCCGCGATGGAGCGTACCGGCATTGAGGTTGACCGCGACACGCTCTCGCGCATGTCGAACGCCTTCAGTCAGAAGATGGCCGGTCTGGAAGATGAAATCTATGGCGTGGCAGGGCGCAAATTCAACGTGGGCTCGCCCAAACAGCTGGGCGAGATTCTCTTTGATGAAATGGCGCTTGAGGGAGGCAAAAAGGGCAAAACCGGCGCCTATGCAACCGGCGCGGATGTGCTGGAAGACCTCGCCACGGAGCATGAACTGCCGCGCCTCATCCTCGACTGGCGGCAGCTCAGCAAGCTGAAATCGACCTATACAGATGCCCTGCAGGATCATATCAACCCTGACACCGGGCGTGTGCATACGTCCTATTCGATCGCCGGCGCCTCGACCGGCAGGCTCGCCTCGACCGATCCCAACCTGCAGAATATCCCGATCCGCACCGAGGAAGGCCGCCGGATCCGTGAGGCATTCGTCGCCGGAGAGGGTAAAACCCTGGTGGCGCTGGATTACAGCCAGATCGAGCTGCGCATCCTGGCTCATATCGCGGACATCCCGGCGCTGAAGCAGGCCTTTGCCGATGGTCAGGACATTCACGCCATGACCGCATCTGAGATGTTCGATGTGCCGATGGACGAAATGACACCCGACGTCAGAAGACGTGCCAAGGCGATCAACTTCGGGGTGATCTACGGCATCTCGGGGTTTGGTCTGGCGCGTAACCTGCGCATCCCGCGCTCTGAGGCGCAGGGCTTCATCGACCGCTATTTCGAGCGCTTTCCCGGCATCCGCACCTACATGGACGATACCAAAGCCTTCGCGAAGGAAAACGGTTATGTAGAGACGCTTTTCGGGCGCCGCATCCACACGCCCAACATCACCGACAAAGGCCCGCGCGCCGGATTTGCCCAGCGCGCGGCGATCAATGCGCCGATCCAGGGCACCGCCGCCGATGTGATCCGGCGCGCGATGATCCGGATGCCCGCCGCGATCCGCGATCTGCCGGCGAAAATGCTGCTGCAGGTCCATGACGAACTGCTTTTCGAAGTTGAACAGGGCGCTGAGGACGATCTGATAACGGCCGCGCGGGATGTCATGGAAAACGCTGCTGATCCGGTGGTGAAACTTGACGTGAAGCTGACTGTTGATGCGGGCCAGGGCGCGAACTGGGCCGTTGCTCACTGA